A genome region from Gambusia affinis linkage group LG24, SWU_Gaff_1.0, whole genome shotgun sequence includes the following:
- the ctdsp1 gene encoding carboxy-terminal domain RNA polymerase II polypeptide A small phosphatase 1, producing the protein MRFRRLLCHFSGAFQFCFRTCSVHATAPESAKQPISLKREVRDSDVMDNPSSVITQVSRDEEGNKAASERGSSPSLSSKKPRSRGLFSGLFCCLCRDQPEPPPVNNNAPLLVEENGTVSKVKPLLPPVKSKDAGKICVVIDLDETLVHSSFKPVNNADFIIPVEIDGTVHQVYVLKRPHVDEFLKRMGELFECVLFTASLAKYADPVSDLLDKWGAFRCRLFRESCVFHRGNYVKDLSRLGRDLNKVIIVDNSPASYIFHPDNAVPVASWFDDMSDTELLDLIPFFERLSKVDNVYTVLKQQGTPS; encoded by the exons ATGCGCTTTAGGCGACTGCTTTGCCACTTTTCCGGCGcctttcagttttgttttcgtACATGTTCAGTTCATGCAACGGCACCGGAGTCGGCGAAACAACCCATAAGTTTAAAGCGTGAGGTCCGGGACTCGGACGTGATGGACAATCCGTCCTCAGTAATCACCCAAGTGAGCCGGGATGAAGAGGGAAATAAAGCCGCATCAGAAAGGG GCTCTTCTCCCTCCCTGTCATCTAAGAAGCCGCGAAGCAGAGGCCTGTTCTCCGGCCTGTTCTGCTGCCTCTGCCGGGACCAGCCTGAGCCCCCGCCCGTCAACAACAATGCCCCTCTCTTAGTGGAGGAGAATGGGACGGTCTCCAAG GTCAAGCCACTGCTGCCTCCGGTCAAGTCAAAAGACGCTGGGAAGATCTGTGTGGTGATAGACCTGGACGAGACGTTAGTTCACAGCTCTTTTAAG CCTGTGAACAATGCAGATTTCATCATTCCCGTGGAAATAGATGGAACCGTACACCAG GTGTACGTCCTGAAGCGGCCGCACGTCGACGAGTTCCTGAAGAGGATGGGAGAGCTCTTCGAGTGCGTCCTGTTCACTGCCAGTTTAGCAAAG TACGCAGACCCCGTCTCTGACCTCCTGGACAAGTGGGGCGCGTTCCGCTGCCGCCTCTTTAGGGAGTCGTGCGTTTTCCACCGAGGCAATTACGTGAAGGACCTGAGTCGTCTGGGTCGGGATCTCAACAAAGTCATTATTGTGGACAACTCCCCCGCCTCCTACATCTTCCATCCCGACAACGCA GTTCCCGTTGCTTCTTGGTTCGACGACATGTCCGACACCGAGCTGCTGGACCTCATCCCGTTCTTCGAGAGGCTGAGCAAAGTGGACAACGTCTACACGGTCCTCAAGCAGCAAGGGACTCCGAGCTAA